A window of the Methyloprofundus sp. genome harbors these coding sequences:
- a CDS encoding 5-oxoprolinase (ATP-hydrolysing): protein MTHNNWQFWIDRGGTFTDIVARAPDGYLQTLKLLSENPEQYLDAALEGIGRILGLPATANKAEHISAVKMGTTVGTNALLERAGEPVALLVTKGFKDVLRIAYQNRPDIFALNIQLPELLYQTVVEVDERVSAQGAVLQAINPQTVMADLQQVYDRGIRAVAIVLLHAWTYQEHELQLQAIAAEMGFTQISVSHQVSPLMKMVSRGDTTVVDAYLSPLLKRYVDQVALGLQNSKSSNCRLLFMQSSGGLIAAQRFQGKDSILSGPAGGIVGAVNTAKQAGFEKIISFDMGGTSTDVAHYAGELERSFETEVAGIRMRAPMMAIHTVAAGGGSLLFFDGIRYRVGPESAGANPGPACYRRGGALTVTDANLMLGKLPLFPQVFGPQGDQALDSERVELLFNELGQKIAQTTQLTQTAEQVAAGFIKIAVENMANAIKRISVQKGYNVADYTLCSYGAAAGQHACQVADRLAMQRILIHPFAGVLSAYGMGLADFRQLKTCALEKNIDAMSSTELQHLFTDLAQAGHTEMLAQGLQQNQIYHESQLQLRYLGTDTALSVIFADKADMRTAFEDKYRQQFGFIYADKPIIIESLAVEIIGVEQVLSDSVLSKPANTRLMPVTTTQIFCAGKWHVTPVYQREQLPANSLIQAPAIIVESTGTTVLELGWQAELNTEQQLILTRYQPLVQQNVLGTRVDPVMLEIFNKLFMSIAEQMGFVLQNTAYSVNIKERLDFSCAIFNQVGELVANAPHIPVHLGSMGDSVQALLASPDISLQPEEVYLLNSPYRGGTHLPDITVITPVFSGQKPLFLVASRGHHADIGGLTPGSMPSHSTRIQQEGLLSEGLTIVKQGQFQQQVVLNWLKSSDFPARNPEQNIADLQAQIAANAKGVRELQQMIQQYSLATVQAYMLHVQDHAEEAVRQVLTKLNDGQFSYIMDNGAQIMVNIKVDKKQRQASIDFSGTSPQQNNNFNAPAAVCKAAVLYVFRTLVATDIPLNAGCLRPLNIIIPEHCLLNPQYPAAVVAGNVETSQYIVDALYGALGVLAASQGTMNNLSFGNAQYQYYETICGGAGAGVDFAGCDAVQTHMTNSRMTDPEVLEWRFPVRLQEFSIRTASGGQGKFAGGCGTIRRLQFLEPMSINILSSHRLLPGFGLAGGEAGKLGINKLYRANGTYVQLDGQSQVNVEGGDTLSIATPGGGGYGKADEAI from the coding sequence ATGACCCACAACAATTGGCAATTCTGGATAGACCGTGGTGGTACCTTTACCGACATCGTAGCGCGTGCTCCAGATGGGTATTTGCAAACACTCAAATTATTATCCGAAAACCCAGAGCAATATCTAGATGCAGCACTAGAAGGTATCGGCCGTATTTTAGGTTTACCTGCTACTGCCAATAAAGCCGAGCATATCAGTGCGGTAAAAATGGGAACTACTGTAGGCACCAATGCTTTATTGGAGCGAGCTGGCGAGCCTGTGGCTTTATTAGTCACTAAAGGCTTTAAAGATGTTTTGCGTATCGCCTATCAAAACCGCCCTGATATTTTTGCTCTAAATATTCAATTGCCAGAATTGTTGTATCAAACCGTGGTCGAGGTTGATGAGCGGGTCAGTGCGCAAGGTGCAGTGTTGCAAGCCATTAATCCGCAAACTGTAATGGCTGATTTACAGCAAGTTTATGATCGTGGTATCCGTGCTGTGGCAATTGTATTGCTGCATGCATGGACTTACCAAGAGCATGAATTGCAATTACAAGCGATTGCGGCTGAGATGGGTTTTACCCAGATTTCAGTATCACACCAAGTCAGCCCGTTAATGAAAATGGTGAGTCGGGGTGATACCACTGTTGTGGATGCATATTTATCGCCGCTATTAAAACGTTATGTGGATCAAGTTGCCCTAGGGTTACAAAATAGTAAGTCTAGCAATTGCCGTTTGTTGTTTATGCAATCTAGTGGTGGTTTAATTGCTGCGCAACGCTTTCAAGGCAAGGACAGTATTTTATCTGGCCCTGCGGGTGGTATTGTTGGTGCAGTCAATACTGCCAAGCAGGCGGGTTTTGAAAAAATCATCAGCTTTGATATGGGCGGCACCTCTACTGACGTAGCACATTATGCAGGTGAATTAGAACGTAGCTTTGAAACCGAAGTAGCAGGTATCAGAATGCGGGCACCGATGATGGCCATTCACACGGTTGCGGCAGGTGGTGGTTCCTTATTATTTTTTGATGGTATTCGTTATCGTGTAGGCCCAGAATCTGCAGGTGCTAATCCTGGGCCTGCTTGTTATCGCCGAGGTGGAGCTTTAACCGTCACTGATGCGAATTTAATGTTGGGTAAATTGCCATTATTTCCACAGGTATTTGGTCCACAAGGTGATCAAGCGTTAGACAGTGAGCGAGTAGAGCTTCTATTTAACGAACTGGGCCAAAAAATTGCCCAAACGACTCAATTAACCCAAACAGCGGAACAAGTTGCCGCAGGCTTTATCAAAATAGCGGTAGAAAATATGGCTAATGCGATCAAACGTATTTCGGTACAAAAAGGCTATAACGTCGCTGATTACACTTTGTGCAGTTATGGTGCAGCGGCGGGGCAGCATGCTTGCCAAGTTGCGGATCGCTTGGCGATGCAACGTATTTTAATACACCCGTTTGCTGGGGTACTTTCTGCTTATGGCATGGGTCTGGCCGATTTCCGCCAGCTAAAAACTTGTGCGCTAGAAAAAAATATTGATGCAATGAGTAGTACTGAATTACAGCATTTATTCACTGATTTGGCACAAGCTGGGCATACTGAAATGTTGGCGCAAGGGCTCCAACAGAATCAAATTTATCATGAGTCCCAGTTGCAGTTGCGTTATTTAGGGACTGATACTGCATTAAGCGTTATTTTTGCAGACAAAGCAGACATGCGCACCGCTTTTGAAGACAAATATCGGCAACAATTTGGATTTATCTATGCCGATAAACCCATCATTATTGAATCGTTAGCAGTAGAAATTATTGGTGTGGAGCAAGTGCTCAGCGATAGCGTATTGTCTAAACCTGCTAATACGCGATTAATGCCTGTGACGACTACACAAATATTTTGTGCTGGCAAATGGCACGTTACCCCTGTTTATCAGCGTGAGCAGTTACCTGCGAATAGCTTGATTCAGGCACCTGCGATTATTGTGGAATCAACAGGTACCACCGTACTAGAACTGGGTTGGCAAGCAGAATTAAATACCGAACAACAATTAATACTCACTCGTTACCAGCCTTTAGTGCAGCAGAATGTATTGGGGACGAGGGTCGATCCTGTGATGCTAGAGATTTTCAATAAGTTATTTATGTCGATAGCCGAACAAATGGGCTTTGTGTTACAAAATACCGCTTATTCGGTGAATATCAAAGAGCGTTTAGATTTTTCATGTGCCATTTTTAATCAGGTTGGTGAGTTGGTTGCCAATGCGCCGCATATCCCTGTACATTTAGGTTCAATGGGGGATTCGGTGCAGGCTTTATTGGCCAGTCCAGATATTAGTCTACAGCCTGAAGAGGTTTATTTACTCAATTCACCTTATCGCGGCGGTACGCATTTGCCTGATATTACCGTGATTACCCCTGTTTTTTCAGGGCAGAAACCGCTGTTTTTGGTCGCCTCGCGTGGTCATCATGCTGATATTGGTGGTTTGACACCTGGCTCCATGCCTTCCCATAGTACTCGCATTCAACAAGAAGGCTTGTTATCCGAGGGCTTAACTATCGTCAAGCAAGGGCAATTTCAGCAGCAAGTGGTGTTGAATTGGCTCAAGAGCAGTGACTTTCCTGCACGAAACCCCGAGCAAAATATTGCCGATTTACAAGCACAAATTGCTGCCAATGCCAAAGGTGTGCGTGAATTGCAACAGATGATTCAACAGTATTCTTTGGCAACTGTACAGGCGTATATGCTGCATGTGCAAGATCATGCAGAAGAGGCGGTGCGGCAAGTATTAACCAAGTTAAATGATGGCCAATTCAGTTATATAATGGATAATGGCGCGCAAATTATGGTTAATATCAAGGTTGATAAGAAGCAGCGGCAAGCCAGTATTGATTTTAGCGGCACCAGCCCACAACAAAATAATAACTTTAATGCGCCTGCTGCAGTTTGCAAGGCAGCTGTTTTGTATGTTTTTAGAACCTTAGTGGCTACAGATATTCCACTTAATGCAGGTTGTTTGCGGCCGTTAAATATTATTATTCCTGAACATTGCCTGCTGAATCCGCAATATCCGGCTGCGGTGGTGGCGGGGAATGTGGAAACCTCGCAATATATAGTAGATGCTCTCTATGGTGCATTGGGTGTGTTAGCAGCTTCGCAAGGCACGATGAATAACCTCAGCTTTGGTAATGCCCAATATCAATATTATGAAACCATCTGTGGTGGTGCGGGTGCGGGTGTCGATTTTGCTGGTTGTGATGCGGTACAAACGCATATGACCAATTCACGCATGACCGACCCTGAGGTATTGGAGTGGCGTTTTCCAGTGCGCTTACAAGAATTTTCCATTCGTACTGCAAGTGGTGGTCAAGGCAAGTTTGCTGGTGGTTGTGGCACGATTCGACGACTGCAGTTTTTAGAGCCCATGAGCATCAATATTTTATCCAGCCATCGTTTATTGCCTGGATTTGGGCTGGCGGGTGGAGAAGCTGGTAAACTGGGTATTAATAAGCTTTATCGTGCCAATGGCACTTATGTGCAATTAGATGGACAAAGTCAGGTGAACGTGGAAGGTGGTGATACGCTGAGTATTGCGACTCCTGGTGGCGGTGGCTATGGCAAAGCAGATGAAGCGATATAA
- a CDS encoding toxin (type II toxin-antitoxin system toxin), whose product MSGISKIVEEMKANPKGIRFSELQKVCELYFGKAHQSGSSHCIYKTPWLGDPRVNIQNSKGKTKPYQVKQVLLAIEKMEVSNGL is encoded by the coding sequence ATGAGTGGTATATCAAAAATAGTAGAAGAAATGAAAGCGAATCCCAAGGGAATTCGTTTTAGTGAGCTTCAAAAAGTTTGTGAGCTTTATTTTGGTAAGGCTCATCAAAGTGGAAGTAGCCACTGTATTTATAAAACACCTTGGTTAGGAGATCCACGAGTTAATATTCAAAATAGTAAAGGAAAAACTAAACCCTACCAAGTAAAGCAAGTTCTGCTTGCTATAGAAAAAATGGAGGTGAGCAATGGCTTATAA
- a CDS encoding antitoxin (type II toxin-antitoxin system antitoxin): MAYKFEKYTYRVTWSEEDEEFVGLCSEFPSLSWLAETSEETLKGIHLVVKGCLEDMLENGEEIPTPISSRSYSGKFMVRIPPEVHRHLALEAIEAGVSLNRIASAKLAH; this comes from the coding sequence ATGGCTTATAAATTTGAAAAATATACATATAGAGTTACTTGGTCAGAAGAAGATGAAGAGTTTGTGGGGTTGTGCTCTGAATTCCCAAGTCTTAGTTGGCTTGCGGAAACTTCTGAAGAAACATTAAAAGGTATTCACTTAGTAGTAAAAGGGTGTCTTGAGGATATGCTTGAAAACGGAGAAGAAATACCTACTCCAATATCTTCGCGGAGTTATAGTGGTAAGTTTATGGTTCGTATTCCTCCAGAGGTACACAGACATCTAGCACTAGAAGCTATTGAAGCAGGAGTTAGCTTAAATCGAATAGCAAGTGCAAAGTTGGCGCATTAA
- a CDS encoding UDP-N-acetylmuramate: L-alanyl-gamma-D-glutamyl-meso-diaminopimelate ligase, translating to MHIHILGICGTFMGGLALIARELGHTVSGSDQNVYPPMSTQLAEQGIQLMQGYRAENLQNKPDLVVIGNAMSRGNAEVEAVLNLGLKYTSGPQWLSEYVLQDKWVLAVAGTHGKTTTSSMLAWILEYHGFNPGFLIGGIPMNFGLSARAGESNFFVIEADEYDSAFFDKRSKFVHYRPRTAIINNLEFDHADIFDDLQAIKRQFHHFVRTIPGDGLIIAPQADVNVQDTLAMGCWTPVQATAIDQQATWQAELNKEDGSQFSVTFEQQKQGQVDWQLTGVHNVYNALAAIAAARHIGILPEHAIAALTKFKNVKRRMEVIAQVKGVTVYDDFAHHPTAIQMTLEGLRKHVGSAKIIAVLEPRSNTMRMGVHQETLAQSLALADRAIIYQPDNLTWDLSGLNNYADNIQLCTSIDAIISQLQQEVAVDTHFLLMSNGSFGGIYQRLQAEL from the coding sequence TTGCATATCCATATTTTAGGTATTTGCGGTACGTTTATGGGCGGGCTTGCCCTGATTGCTAGAGAGCTTGGGCATACGGTTAGTGGTTCTGATCAAAATGTGTACCCACCAATGAGCACTCAATTAGCTGAGCAAGGCATACAATTAATGCAAGGCTATCGTGCTGAAAATTTGCAAAATAAACCTGACTTAGTGGTGATTGGTAACGCCATGTCACGTGGTAATGCCGAAGTTGAAGCGGTACTAAATTTAGGTTTGAAATATACTTCAGGGCCGCAATGGTTATCTGAATATGTTTTGCAGGATAAGTGGGTTTTAGCGGTTGCAGGCACACATGGTAAGACAACAACTAGCAGTATGCTGGCTTGGATTCTAGAGTATCACGGATTTAACCCTGGTTTTTTAATTGGTGGAATTCCTATGAATTTTGGCCTTTCAGCCCGTGCAGGGGAGTCGAATTTCTTTGTTATTGAAGCGGATGAATATGATTCTGCCTTTTTTGATAAGCGCTCCAAATTTGTACATTATCGACCGCGTACTGCGATTATTAATAACTTAGAGTTTGATCATGCTGATATTTTTGATGATTTACAGGCTATTAAGCGCCAATTTCATCATTTTGTACGTACCATACCTGGAGATGGTTTAATTATTGCCCCGCAAGCTGATGTAAATGTACAAGATACCTTAGCAATGGGTTGCTGGACACCTGTGCAAGCAACGGCCATTGATCAACAAGCTACTTGGCAGGCGGAATTAAATAAAGAAGATGGCAGTCAATTTTCGGTTACCTTTGAGCAACAGAAGCAGGGACAAGTTGACTGGCAATTGACTGGTGTGCATAACGTTTATAATGCGCTGGCAGCGATTGCCGCAGCAAGGCATATTGGCATATTACCTGAACATGCCATTGCGGCATTAACAAAATTTAAAAATGTTAAACGGCGCATGGAGGTTATTGCACAAGTAAAAGGTGTTACCGTTTATGATGACTTTGCCCACCATCCAACCGCCATTCAAATGACCTTAGAGGGCTTACGTAAGCATGTAGGCTCTGCAAAAATTATTGCGGTGCTTGAACCGCGATCTAATACCATGCGCATGGGGGTACACCAAGAAACACTTGCTCAATCTTTAGCATTAGCAGATCGAGCCATTATTTATCAGCCTGATAATTTGACTTGGGATTTAAGTGGTCTCAATAACTACGCAGATAATATTCAGCTATGCACTTCGATAGATGCCATTATTAGCCAATTACAACAAGAAGTCGCTGTAGATACACATTTCCTCTTAATGAGTAATGGTAGTTTTGGCGGGATTTATCAGCGTTTACAAGCAGAACTATAA
- a CDS encoding tRNA (guanine-N7-)-methyltransferase: protein MVLLEEGQEAPRIKSFVQRIGRMTDAQRTALDSFWDKYCLNHEQVCDFSIVFGRQAPVIVEIGFGNGESLAQTAANNPDKDYIGIEVHKPGVGNLLAQLERQDITNVRVFYHDAIEVLEKCIPEHSLAGLHLFFPDPWHKRKHHKRRIVRPSFMKLIAQKLQSGAYFHAATDWQHYAVHMLKILTVTESFKNQSIDKQNGYCPRPDYRPLTKFEQRGLRLGHGVWDLIFTRL, encoded by the coding sequence ATGGTTTTGCTGGAAGAAGGGCAAGAGGCTCCTCGTATTAAGAGTTTTGTGCAACGCATTGGACGAATGACTGATGCACAGCGTACTGCATTAGATAGTTTCTGGGATAAATATTGCTTGAATCATGAGCAAGTGTGTGATTTTTCAATAGTCTTTGGTCGTCAAGCGCCTGTTATTGTGGAAATTGGTTTTGGTAATGGAGAAAGTTTAGCGCAAACAGCGGCGAATAACCCAGATAAAGATTATATTGGTATAGAAGTGCATAAACCTGGGGTAGGTAATTTATTAGCGCAGTTGGAAAGGCAGGATATTACTAACGTCAGAGTGTTTTATCATGATGCGATTGAGGTACTGGAGAAATGTATTCCTGAACATAGTTTGGCAGGATTGCACTTATTTTTCCCTGACCCATGGCATAAGAGAAAACACCATAAACGCCGAATTGTACGTCCAAGTTTTATGAAATTAATTGCGCAGAAGTTACAAAGCGGGGCTTATTTTCATGCGGCGACCGATTGGCAACACTATGCAGTACATATGTTAAAGATATTGACAGTTACCGAGTCATTTAAAAACCAAAGTATCGATAAGCAGAACGGGTATTGTCCAAGGCCGGATTACCGCCCTTTAACCAAGTTTGAGCAGCGCGGTTTGCGCTTAGGGCATGGAGTCTGGGATTTGATTTTTACGCGGCTTTGA
- a CDS encoding thiazole synthase, with translation MNVYVNGETKQYSGDMTVADIVSELGLVNKRIAVELNKEILPFGEYAQTAIKAEDRLEVVQAIGGGQEDSFTVAGQVFQSRLLVGTGKYKDLEETRLAIEASGAEIVTVAIRRTNIGQNPGEPNLLDVISPDKYTILPNTAGCFTADDAVRTCRLARELLGGHKLVKLEVLADQKTLLPDIVETLGAAELLVKDGFDVMVYTNDDPIVAKRLEEIGCVAVMPLAAPIGSGLGVCNPYNILTIVENANVPILVDAGVGTASDAAVAMELGCDGVLMNTAIAAAQNPVLMASAMQKGIQAGREAYLAGRMPRKRFASASSPLDGMIG, from the coding sequence ATGAATGTTTATGTAAATGGCGAAACCAAGCAATACTCAGGTGATATGACGGTAGCTGATATTGTTAGTGAGTTAGGTTTGGTAAATAAACGAATTGCTGTTGAATTGAATAAGGAAATTTTACCGTTTGGTGAGTATGCGCAAACTGCCATTAAAGCAGAAGATCGCTTGGAAGTAGTGCAAGCGATTGGCGGTGGGCAGGAAGATAGTTTCACCGTTGCAGGCCAAGTATTTCAATCAAGACTATTAGTTGGCACAGGTAAATATAAAGATTTAGAAGAAACTCGTTTAGCAATTGAAGCGAGTGGAGCAGAAATTGTAACCGTTGCAATTCGGCGCACTAATATTGGTCAAAATCCTGGTGAGCCTAATTTGCTAGACGTTATCTCACCTGACAAATACACTATTTTGCCTAATACGGCCGGGTGTTTTACTGCTGATGATGCCGTACGCACATGTCGGTTGGCTCGCGAATTGTTGGGTGGGCATAAGTTGGTGAAGCTAGAGGTATTAGCAGATCAAAAAACATTACTACCTGATATTGTGGAAACGCTAGGTGCGGCTGAACTGTTGGTTAAAGATGGTTTCGATGTGATGGTTTATACTAATGATGACCCTATTGTTGCCAAACGATTGGAAGAAATTGGTTGTGTGGCAGTTATGCCACTTGCTGCTCCTATTGGCTCAGGCTTGGGTGTGTGCAACCCTTATAATATCTTAACAATTGTAGAAAATGCCAATGTGCCTATATTGGTTGATGCTGGAGTAGGGACTGCTTCAGATGCTGCTGTTGCGATGGAATTAGGTTGTGACGGAGTGTTAATGAATACTGCGATTGCTGCAGCGCAAAATCCGGTATTAATGGCATCTGCTATGCAGAAAGGTATTCAAGCAGGGCGTGAGGCTTATTTGGCAGGACGGATGCCTAGAAAACGATTTGCTTCTGCTTCTTCGCCATTGGATGGCATGATTGGGTAA
- a CDS encoding 3-deoxy-7-phosphoheptulonate synthase yields MQSQFNTDNLRIRETKTVMAPVEVHDEMPLTEAAAKTTIDARQAIHDVLIGDDDRLLVIVGPCSIHDTKAAHEYAQRLKLVKDELDADLNIVMRVYFEKPRTTVGWKGLINDPDLDGSFNINKGLLIARQLLLDLNAIGIPAATEYLDLITPQYVSDLIAWGAIGARTTESQCHRELSSGLSCPVGFKNATDGTTTIAIDAIKAAMNPHHFLSVTSQGSSAIFSTTGNEDVHMILRGGSDGPNYDAVSVDKVAHSMEKADLRANIMLDLSHANSLKQCQRQLLVAEDVAEQIAGGDQRIMGVMIESHLKSGRQDVVAGQELVYGQSITDACIDWDDTEKLLHNLAVAVQSRRTVKN; encoded by the coding sequence ATGCAAAGTCAATTTAATACTGATAATTTAAGAATTCGTGAAACAAAAACGGTGATGGCACCTGTCGAAGTTCATGATGAAATGCCATTGACTGAAGCAGCGGCGAAAACTACTATAGATGCACGCCAAGCAATTCATGATGTTTTAATCGGTGATGATGACCGCTTATTAGTTATCGTGGGCCCCTGTTCTATACATGATACGAAAGCAGCGCATGAATATGCACAACGCCTGAAACTTGTTAAAGATGAGTTAGATGCTGATTTAAATATTGTCATGCGTGTGTATTTTGAAAAGCCACGCACCACTGTTGGTTGGAAAGGGCTTATTAATGACCCAGATTTGGATGGCAGCTTTAATATTAATAAAGGTTTATTAATTGCTCGACAACTATTATTGGATTTAAATGCGATAGGTATTCCGGCAGCAACTGAGTATCTTGATTTAATTACCCCGCAATATGTATCTGACTTAATTGCTTGGGGGGCGATTGGTGCACGTACGACCGAAAGCCAATGCCATCGAGAACTGTCGTCGGGTTTGTCTTGCCCTGTAGGCTTTAAAAATGCAACAGATGGCACGACAACCATTGCGATTGATGCTATTAAGGCCGCGATGAACCCACATCACTTTTTATCGGTAACCAGTCAGGGCAGTTCTGCTATTTTTTCGACTACTGGCAATGAAGATGTGCATATGATTTTGCGTGGGGGGAGTGATGGCCCTAATTATGATGCAGTCAGCGTTGATAAAGTAGCGCATAGTATGGAAAAAGCTGATTTAAGAGCGAATATCATGTTGGACTTGAGCCATGCAAATAGTTTAAAACAATGTCAGCGTCAATTATTAGTTGCTGAAGATGTTGCGGAACAAATTGCTGGTGGTGACCAACGTATTATGGGTGTGATGATTGAAAGCCATTTGAAATCTGGGCGGCAAGATGTGGTCGCTGGGCAGGAATTGGTTTATGGACAAAGTATTACCGATGCCTGTATTGACTGGGATGATACCGAAAAATTATTACACAATTTAGCGGTTGCGGTACAAAGTAGACGAACTGTAAAAAACTAA
- a CDS encoding cobyrinic acid a,c-diamide synthase, translating to MQVALLAGTQSGCGKTTAMLALLQYLQTQQYNITAFKAGPDFLDPLWHQAITNKVSYNLDTRMIGTETSQELLAQQAMHTDIALIEGVMGLFDGRSGVGGSGSSAELSKVLRAPVFLVVDAKGMSGTIVPLVSGFCTYAANMGVNIAGIIANRVGSAHHASLLASALQEHQQPPLIAWLAKDAPLLPERHLGLMQPSEVPLPDLLPYLHIEQPDFIALFANIICTTPSNHTKQTLLEHKKIAIARDTACCFIYPTNLDFLQQQGAELLFFSPIAGDPVPKAADAIWLPGGYPELFAEELSHSATWQSLQNFITAGKPVLAECGGAMLLGEALIDHNAQQWPMANILPYRSTMQTKLASLGYREDISGIKGHEFHHSVRKMTQPMDTCFQVSRGDSGIRFKNVRASYIHWYFASAPDIITQWFSGN from the coding sequence ATGCAAGTAGCACTCTTAGCCGGCACCCAATCAGGCTGTGGTAAAACCACCGCCATGCTAGCATTATTACAATATTTACAAACGCAACAATACAATATAACGGCATTTAAAGCAGGTCCTGATTTTTTAGACCCTTTATGGCACCAAGCGATTACCAACAAAGTGTCTTATAATTTGGATACCCGCATGATTGGCACAGAAACTAGTCAGGAGTTACTTGCGCAACAAGCCATGCATACTGATATTGCCTTAATTGAAGGAGTAATGGGCTTATTTGATGGCCGCTCAGGTGTCGGCGGCAGTGGTTCTAGCGCAGAACTGTCAAAAGTATTACGGGCTCCCGTTTTTTTAGTCGTCGATGCAAAAGGCATGAGTGGTACGATAGTGCCTTTAGTCAGCGGTTTTTGCACTTATGCTGCCAATATGGGAGTCAACATAGCGGGCATTATTGCCAATCGAGTGGGTAGCGCGCACCACGCTAGCTTATTAGCAAGCGCCTTACAAGAGCACCAACAGCCGCCCCTGATTGCTTGGCTAGCTAAAGACGCCCCCTTATTACCCGAGCGACATTTAGGTCTAATGCAGCCCTCTGAGGTGCCGTTACCAGACCTTTTACCCTATTTGCATATTGAGCAGCCTGATTTCATCGCTTTATTTGCTAATATTATCTGCACCACACCAAGTAACCATACAAAACAAACATTATTAGAGCACAAGAAAATAGCCATCGCCCGCGATACAGCTTGTTGCTTTATTTACCCTACTAATCTAGATTTTTTACAACAACAAGGTGCTGAGTTATTATTCTTTTCACCTATCGCAGGCGACCCAGTACCAAAAGCTGCTGATGCCATATGGCTGCCTGGAGGCTACCCAGAACTATTTGCCGAAGAACTCTCTCACTCTGCTACTTGGCAATCTCTGCAAAATTTTATTACTGCTGGCAAACCTGTGTTAGCCGAATGTGGCGGGGCAATGTTATTAGGTGAGGCATTAATAGATCACAATGCACAACAATGGCCAATGGCCAATATATTACCCTATCGCTCGACAATGCAAACCAAGCTTGCTTCATTAGGCTACCGAGAAGACATTTCAGGCATAAAGGGACATGAATTTCATCATTCTGTACGCAAAATGACGCAACCGATGGATACTTGTTTTCAGGTTAGCAGAGGCGATAGTGGTATTCGTTTTAAAAATGTACGTGCATCTTATATCCATTGGTATTTTGCCAGCGCGCCAGATATTATTACTCAGTGGTTTAGTGGAAATTAA
- a CDS encoding cob(I)alamin adenosyltransferase produces the protein MKTRENRQGIVLVNTGEGKGKSSSALGMVFRAAGWGMKVCVIQYIKGKWQTGEQKAAERFDNIEWHVLGDGFTWDTKNPEQDIKTSREIWEFSKAKILSQEFDFVLLDEINYCCGYNWIAGQEIADFISEQKPPWMHLVLTGRNAAPEVIEVAHTVTEMHKLKHAYAQGIKAEQGVEF, from the coding sequence ATGAAAACAAGAGAGAATCGTCAAGGCATCGTGCTGGTTAATACTGGCGAAGGCAAAGGTAAATCATCCAGTGCCTTAGGGATGGTATTTCGTGCTGCAGGCTGGGGGATGAAAGTATGTGTTATCCAATATATAAAAGGTAAATGGCAGACAGGCGAACAAAAAGCCGCCGAACGTTTCGATAATATCGAATGGCATGTTCTAGGGGATGGCTTTACTTGGGATACTAAAAATCCAGAACAGGATATTAAGACCAGTAGGGAAATCTGGGAATTTAGTAAGGCCAAGATTCTCTCGCAAGAATTTGATTTTGTGCTGTTAGACGAAATTAACTATTGCTGTGGTTATAATTGGATTGCCGGACAGGAAATTGCCGATTTTATTAGTGAACAAAAGCCGCCTTGGATGCACTTGGTATTAACCGGACGTAATGCTGCACCCGAAGTCATCGAAGTTGCACATACTGTTACCGAAATGCATAAACTTAAACATGCCTATGCACAAGGCATTAAAGCCGAACAAGGTGTAGAATTCTAA